One window from the genome of Acidimicrobiales bacterium encodes:
- a CDS encoding ferredoxin, with protein MKVWIDQDLCTGDGLCEEICPDVFTLLDDGLAYVKQDGEPLSDPGGAASQATVPNGLEDSVVEASEECPGECIFIEND; from the coding sequence ATGAAGGTCTGGATCGACCAGGATCTCTGCACTGGCGACGGTCTCTGTGAGGAGATCTGCCCCGACGTCTTCACGCTCCTCGACGACGGCCTCGCCTACGTGAAGCAGGACGGCGAGCCCCTCTCGGACCCGGGCGGCGCCGCCAGCCAAGCCACCGTGCCGAACGGGTTGGAGGATTCGGTGGTCGAGGCCTCTGAGGAGTGCCCCGGGGAGTGCATCTTCATCGAGAACGACTGA
- the arc gene encoding proteasome ATPase, with the protein MVGIDSHGDDRPADPHDPSTEEWDDAHDRLESLEDEVLVLRRRLQEAPKRVRTLEERLLETKGQLAQAVSHNEKLTYTLREAREHIAALREEVDKLTQPPSAYGTLLATNDDGTVDVFSGGRKMRVAVLPELAETLVRGSEVVLNDSLNVVLARSPEVTGEVVTLKEILPGGRALITGRADEERVCELLPELAAGTLRPGDTLMMDSRSGLLLERLPRPEVEDLVLEEVPDISYADIGGLDEQIEQIADAVELPFLHADLYSEHKLPAPKGILLYGPPGCGKTLIAKAVANSLAQKVAEQTGGGEARSYFINIKGPELLNKYVGETERQIRLVFQRAREKSEEGWPVIVFFDEMDSMFRTRGSGISSDMESTIVPQLLAEIDGVESLRNVIVIGASNREDLIDPAILRPGRLDVKIKIERPDARAAEQIFARYLTPDLPLDAEEVGALGGGDPAKAVQAMIEETVAEMYREDDQNRFLEVTYQDGDKEVMFFKDFSSGAMIDNIVRRSKKLAIKRLLASGNRGIRLDDLVQSIHQEFKEQEDLPNTTNPDDWAKISGKKGERIVYVRTLIADRDEPKTKGGRAIERVATGQYL; encoded by the coding sequence GTGGTTGGCATCGACTCCCACGGTGACGACCGACCCGCCGACCCCCACGACCCGTCCACGGAGGAGTGGGACGACGCCCACGATCGCTTGGAGTCCCTCGAGGACGAGGTGCTCGTCCTGCGGCGGCGGCTGCAAGAAGCACCCAAGCGGGTCCGCACGCTCGAGGAACGCCTCCTCGAGACGAAAGGTCAGCTCGCCCAAGCCGTCTCCCACAACGAGAAGCTCACCTACACCCTTCGCGAGGCGCGCGAGCACATCGCCGCGCTGCGGGAGGAAGTCGACAAGCTGACCCAGCCGCCATCGGCGTACGGCACGTTGCTGGCCACGAACGACGACGGCACGGTCGACGTCTTCTCCGGGGGGCGCAAGATGCGGGTGGCGGTCCTGCCCGAGCTCGCGGAGACGCTGGTCCGCGGTTCGGAAGTCGTGCTCAACGATTCGCTCAACGTCGTGTTGGCGCGCTCGCCAGAGGTCACGGGCGAGGTCGTCACCTTGAAGGAGATCCTCCCGGGTGGGCGCGCGCTGATCACCGGGCGCGCCGATGAGGAGCGGGTGTGCGAGCTGCTACCCGAGCTGGCGGCCGGCACGCTGCGGCCGGGTGACACGCTGATGATGGACAGCCGGTCGGGTCTGTTGCTCGAGCGTCTGCCACGACCCGAGGTTGAGGACCTCGTGCTCGAGGAGGTGCCCGACATCTCCTACGCCGACATCGGCGGTCTCGACGAGCAGATCGAGCAGATCGCCGACGCGGTGGAGCTCCCGTTCCTCCACGCCGATCTGTACTCCGAGCACAAGCTGCCGGCCCCCAAGGGCATCTTGTTGTACGGGCCCCCTGGTTGTGGCAAGACGCTCATCGCCAAAGCCGTGGCCAACTCGCTCGCCCAGAAGGTTGCCGAGCAGACCGGCGGGGGCGAGGCCCGCAGCTACTTCATCAACATCAAAGGCCCAGAGCTCCTCAACAAGTACGTCGGCGAGACCGAGCGCCAGATCCGCCTGGTGTTCCAACGGGCCCGCGAGAAGTCCGAAGAGGGCTGGCCGGTCATCGTGTTCTTCGACGAGATGGACTCCATGTTCCGCACCCGCGGCAGCGGGATCAGCTCCGACATGGAGTCCACGATCGTCCCGCAGCTGCTCGCCGAGATCGACGGTGTCGAGTCGCTCCGCAACGTGATCGTGATCGGCGCGTCGAACCGGGAGGACCTGATCGACCCGGCCATCCTGCGCCCCGGTCGGCTCGACGTGAAGATCAAGATCGAGCGGCCCGACGCCCGCGCGGCCGAACAGATCTTCGCCCGCTACCTGACCCCTGACCTACCTCTCGACGCCGAGGAAGTCGGCGCGCTCGGCGGTGGCGATCCCGCCAAGGCGGTGCAGGCGATGATCGAAGAGACCGTTGCCGAGATGTACCGGGAAGACGATCAGAACCGGTTCCTCGAGGTCACGTACCAAGACGGCGACAAGGAGGTCATGTTCTTCAAGGACTTCTCCTCCGGCGCCATGATCGACAACATCGTGCGGCGTTCGAAGAAGCTGGCCATCAAACGCTTGCTCGCCTCGGGCAACCGCGGCATCCGACTCGACGACCTCGTGCAGTCGATCCACCAGGAGTTCAAGGAGCAAGAAGACCTCCCGAACACCACGAACCCCGACGACTGGGCCAAGATCTCCGGCAAGAAGGGCGAGCGCATCGTGTACGTGCGCACCCTCATCGCCGACCGCGACGAGCCCAAGACCAAGGGCGGCCGCGCGATCGAACGGGTGGCCACCGGCCAGTATCTGTAG